In Ilumatobacter fluminis, the following proteins share a genomic window:
- a CDS encoding HAD-IC family P-type ATPase, whose product MSSADADQELRGLTAAEIAERVERGQVNHVDDSSSRSLGEIVRANVLTRFNAIVGALAAVIIVVGDVRDALFAGVMVSNAVIGIAQELRSKATLDRLTLVAAPRLTAIRDGARVEVGRDDLVLDDLLVLSPGDQVVVDGAIVRVDELSVDESLLTGEADPVGKAVGDGVLSGSFVVAGSAVMRATAVGDDAYAAKLAREAKAFRRPRSELERGIDMILRAVTWLIVPAGLALFFAQRYGEGDSLQQSLVGTVAGLVALVPQGLVLLLSMTQAAAVIRLGRDQVLVQQLQAVETLARVTLLATDKTGTLTTGSIVLEGIEADEPLDEALAAIAAADPQPDPTMSAIRTALPDEPGWSAQGRVPFASSYKFSAVDFGERGAWYIGAPEVVLPPTDERLGRVGALADDGRRVLAVGRADRLAATGVLPTDLRVLGLVVCVDEIRPDAADTVAYFEREHVTTKVISGDNPRTVAAIAQRCGVAGADRWVDARELPDGGDEFGDTADRTVVFGRVTPEVKRSLVDAAQSRGEVVAMTGDGVNDTLALKDADLGIAMGSGTPAARSVAEIVLLDNRFATLPGVVAEGRRVIANIERVARLFVTKTVWAAVFAVIIGAATMSYPILPRQLTVIDTLTIGVPGFFLSFRASHEPARPGFIRRVARFSVPVGIVTGVVTMVAFGIARSELVGLDRAESQSTATIILTGLGLVAIHELMRPLDRYDVTLLVSLTAAAIAAWSIPFVADFFELRLPGVEDGILAAAAVAVGGLGIMAANRNGDRLVRLASSLMSRTSRTSRVGRQK is encoded by the coding sequence ATGAGCAGCGCCGACGCCGACCAGGAACTCCGAGGACTCACCGCCGCCGAGATCGCCGAGCGTGTCGAACGCGGCCAGGTCAACCACGTCGACGACTCGTCGTCGCGCTCGCTGGGCGAGATCGTCCGGGCGAACGTCCTCACCCGCTTCAACGCGATCGTCGGAGCACTCGCCGCGGTGATCATCGTCGTCGGCGACGTCCGCGACGCCCTGTTCGCCGGCGTGATGGTCTCGAACGCCGTGATCGGGATCGCCCAGGAGCTGCGCTCGAAGGCGACACTCGACCGTCTCACGCTCGTCGCGGCACCCCGACTGACGGCGATCCGCGACGGTGCCCGAGTCGAGGTCGGCCGCGACGACCTGGTGCTCGACGACCTGCTGGTGCTCTCCCCCGGCGACCAGGTCGTGGTCGACGGCGCGATCGTGCGCGTCGACGAACTGTCGGTCGACGAATCGCTCCTCACGGGCGAGGCCGACCCCGTCGGCAAGGCGGTCGGCGACGGCGTGCTGTCGGGCAGCTTCGTCGTCGCCGGGTCGGCCGTCATGCGGGCCACCGCTGTCGGCGACGACGCCTACGCCGCGAAGCTGGCTCGGGAGGCGAAAGCCTTTCGCCGGCCGCGCTCCGAGCTCGAACGGGGTATCGACATGATCCTCCGGGCCGTCACGTGGTTGATCGTTCCCGCCGGGCTCGCCCTGTTCTTCGCCCAGCGGTACGGCGAGGGCGACTCGCTGCAGCAGTCGCTCGTCGGCACCGTGGCCGGGCTCGTGGCGTTGGTGCCGCAGGGTCTCGTCCTCCTGCTGAGCATGACCCAAGCGGCAGCGGTGATCCGGCTCGGGCGCGACCAGGTGCTGGTGCAACAGCTGCAGGCGGTCGAGACGCTGGCACGGGTCACCCTGCTCGCCACCGACAAAACCGGCACGCTCACGACAGGCTCCATCGTGCTCGAGGGAATCGAAGCCGATGAACCGCTCGACGAGGCACTCGCGGCGATCGCCGCCGCCGACCCGCAGCCGGATCCGACCATGTCGGCGATCCGGACCGCGCTGCCCGACGAGCCGGGATGGAGCGCGCAGGGACGCGTCCCGTTCGCGTCGTCGTACAAGTTCAGCGCTGTCGACTTCGGCGAACGCGGCGCCTGGTACATCGGGGCACCCGAGGTCGTGCTGCCGCCGACCGACGAACGCCTCGGTCGGGTAGGCGCCTTGGCGGACGACGGGCGGCGGGTGTTGGCGGTCGGTCGAGCCGACCGGTTGGCCGCCACCGGCGTGCTGCCGACCGACCTTCGCGTGCTCGGCCTCGTGGTCTGTGTCGACGAGATCCGGCCCGATGCGGCCGACACGGTCGCGTACTTCGAGCGCGAGCACGTCACCACGAAGGTGATCTCGGGCGACAATCCTCGAACCGTCGCCGCCATCGCACAGCGGTGCGGTGTCGCCGGCGCCGACCGGTGGGTCGACGCGCGAGAACTGCCGGACGGCGGCGACGAGTTCGGCGACACCGCCGATCGGACGGTGGTGTTCGGCCGCGTGACGCCCGAGGTCAAGCGATCGCTCGTCGACGCCGCCCAGTCACGGGGCGAGGTGGTCGCCATGACGGGTGACGGCGTCAACGACACACTCGCGCTGAAGGACGCCGACCTCGGCATCGCCATGGGATCCGGCACCCCGGCGGCCCGATCAGTCGCCGAGATCGTCCTGCTCGACAATCGGTTCGCCACGCTGCCCGGCGTCGTCGCCGAGGGTCGTCGGGTGATCGCGAACATCGAGCGGGTGGCTCGCCTGTTCGTCACCAAGACGGTGTGGGCGGCGGTCTTCGCCGTGATCATCGGCGCGGCGACGATGAGCTATCCGATCCTGCCGCGGCAACTAACGGTCATCGACACCCTGACGATCGGCGTCCCCGGCTTCTTCCTGAGCTTCCGGGCGAGCCATGAGCCGGCCCGGCCCGGCTTCATCCGCCGAGTCGCCAGGTTCAGTGTGCCCGTCGGCATCGTGACCGGCGTGGTGACGATGGTGGCGTTCGGGATCGCTCGCTCCGAACTGGTCGGACTCGACCGGGCCGAGTCGCAGAGCACGGCGACCATCATCCTGACCGGCCTGGGGCTCGTCGCGATCCACGAGCTGATGCGCCCGCTCGACCGGTACGACGTGACCCTGCTCGTGTCACTCACCGCGGCGGCGATCGCTGCGTGGTCGATCCCGTTCGTCGCCGACTTCTTCGAGCTGCGGCTACCCGGCGTGGAGGACGGCATCCTCGCCGCCGCGGCGGTCGCCGTCGGCGGATTGGGCATCATGGCCGCCAACCGGAACGGCGACCGACTCGTCCGCCTGGCCTCGTCGTTGATGTCGAGAACGTCGAGGACGTCGAGGGTCGGGCGTCAGAAGTAG
- a CDS encoding cysteine synthase family protein: MSGISSVHANVLDLIGNTPMVDVSNLSPNPNVRIIAKLEMQNPFGSVKDRIAKSMIEAAEADGSLLPGQTIIEPSSGNTGIALAGIARLKGYPIKILLPESVSIERRQMLEIMGAEIILTPGPEGSNGAVKRARQLAAEHPEWCFIYQYANEANPRAHYEGTGPEIWRDVPEITHFVAGLGTSGTLMGTGTFLKEQNPDVQVVAVEPPLGERVEGLRNMDEGYIPPVFDDWNGRELLDRKRVVRPRESIEWTRRLVNECGVFAGLSSGAALAGAAKVAAQIDQGTIVFVVCDGGWKYLSTGAYTGDLDAAEEAAEQIIYF; encoded by the coding sequence ATGTCCGGCATCAGCTCCGTGCATGCCAACGTGCTCGACCTGATCGGCAACACGCCGATGGTCGACGTGTCGAATCTCTCACCGAACCCGAACGTGCGCATCATCGCCAAGCTGGAGATGCAGAACCCGTTCGGTTCGGTGAAGGACCGCATCGCCAAGTCGATGATCGAGGCAGCCGAGGCCGACGGCAGCCTGCTCCCCGGTCAGACGATCATCGAGCCGTCGTCGGGCAACACCGGGATCGCACTCGCCGGGATCGCTCGCCTCAAGGGCTATCCGATCAAGATCCTGCTCCCCGAGAGCGTGTCGATCGAGCGTCGCCAGATGCTCGAGATCATGGGCGCCGAGATCATCCTGACGCCCGGGCCCGAAGGGTCGAACGGCGCCGTGAAGCGTGCCCGACAGTTGGCTGCCGAGCATCCCGAGTGGTGCTTCATCTACCAGTACGCGAACGAGGCGAACCCACGTGCGCACTACGAGGGAACCGGTCCCGAGATCTGGCGCGACGTCCCCGAGATCACACACTTCGTTGCCGGCCTCGGCACGAGCGGCACCCTGATGGGCACCGGCACGTTCCTGAAGGAACAGAACCCTGACGTCCAGGTCGTCGCGGTCGAGCCGCCGCTCGGCGAACGCGTCGAAGGCCTCCGCAACATGGACGAGGGCTACATCCCGCCGGTGTTCGACGACTGGAACGGCCGCGAGCTGCTCGATCGCAAGCGTGTCGTCCGGCCGCGCGAATCGATCGAGTGGACCCGTCGCCTGGTGAACGAGTGCGGCGTGTTCGCCGGACTGTCGTCCGGTGCGGCACTGGCCGGAGCGGCCAAGGTCGCCGCCCAGATCGATCAGGGCACGATCGTGTTCGTCGTGTGCGACGGTGGCTGGAAGTACCTCTCGACCGGTGCCTACACCGGCGACCTCGACGCCGCCGAAGAAGCCGCCGAACAGATCATCTACTTCTGA
- a CDS encoding Mov34/MPN/PAD-1 family protein — MLRLDRTAFDDICALAYREYPLEMCGLIAGPQGDDAARFYPCHNDARSAKVYTIAPLDFMRAEDDADDQGWEINGVVHSHTHSEPYPSPTDVAQAVDPGWHYVIVSLKREAPELRSYRIVDGTIEEEPIELA, encoded by the coding sequence GTGCTGCGACTCGACCGAACGGCCTTCGACGACATCTGTGCACTCGCGTACCGCGAGTACCCGCTCGAGATGTGCGGCCTGATCGCCGGCCCGCAGGGTGACGACGCCGCTCGCTTCTACCCGTGCCACAACGACGCCCGGTCGGCGAAGGTGTACACGATCGCACCGCTCGACTTCATGCGGGCGGAGGACGATGCCGACGACCAGGGCTGGGAGATCAACGGCGTGGTGCACAGCCACACCCACTCGGAGCCCTATCCGAGCCCGACCGACGTGGCGCAGGCGGTCGATCCCGGCTGGCACTACGTGATCGTGAGCCTCAAGCGCGAGGCCCCCGAACTGCGCAGTTACCGCATCGTCGACGGCACGATCGAAGAAGAGCCGATCGAGCTCGCCTGA
- the smpB gene encoding SsrA-binding protein SmpB: protein MAKKKAKKGAPEGTKLIASNKAARRNYAIDDTLEAGIVLLGSEVKSMREAQVQLADAYARIRDGEAWLEGVHVAPYTFAIGFGAHDPDRSRKLLLHKDEIRRLKARVDQERVSIVPTSLYFRDGKVKVELGVGKGRAKADKRQAIVERDTKREMEREMRRYAKGG, encoded by the coding sequence ATGGCGAAGAAGAAGGCGAAGAAGGGCGCACCCGAGGGCACGAAGCTGATCGCTTCGAACAAGGCCGCGCGCCGCAACTACGCCATCGACGACACCCTCGAGGCCGGCATCGTCCTGCTCGGCAGCGAGGTCAAGTCGATGCGGGAGGCGCAGGTCCAGCTCGCCGACGCCTACGCCCGGATCCGCGACGGCGAGGCGTGGCTCGAAGGTGTGCACGTGGCGCCCTACACCTTCGCCATCGGGTTCGGTGCCCACGACCCCGACCGATCGCGCAAACTGCTCCTCCACAAAGACGAGATCCGCCGCCTCAAGGCACGCGTCGATCAGGAGCGGGTGTCGATCGTGCCGACCAGCCTCTACTTCCGCGACGGCAAGGTGAAGGTCGAGCTCGGTGTCGGCAAGGGCCGAGCGAAGGCCGACAAGCGGCAGGCGATCGTCGAACGCGACACCAAGCGCGAGATGGAACGCGAGATGCGCCGCTACGCCAAGGGCGGCTGA
- a CDS encoding GNAT family acetyltransferase — protein sequence MDVDIRRFEPGDRAAVVELWGRAELTRPWNDPELDINRKIAVDPEGFLVAELAGRVVGTVMAGYDGHRGWLNYLAVDPDTQGHGLGGRLVREAEHVLARRGCPKINLQIRTSNEAAVEFYRSIGYELDDVVSMGRRLVDDDQG from the coding sequence ATGGATGTCGACATCCGCCGGTTCGAACCGGGCGACCGGGCCGCGGTCGTCGAACTCTGGGGCAGGGCCGAACTCACACGGCCGTGGAACGACCCCGAACTCGACATCAATCGCAAGATCGCCGTCGACCCCGAAGGCTTCCTCGTCGCCGAACTCGCCGGTCGGGTCGTCGGCACCGTGATGGCCGGGTACGACGGTCACCGGGGCTGGCTCAACTACCTCGCCGTCGACCCCGACACGCAGGGGCACGGACTCGGTGGTCGTCTGGTGCGCGAAGCCGAACACGTGCTCGCCCGGCGCGGCTGCCCGAAGATCAACCTGCAGATCCGCACCTCGAACGAGGCCGCGGTCGAGTTCTACCGATCGATCGGCTACGAGCTCGACGACGTCGTGTCGATGGGGCGCCGACTCGTCGACGACGACCAAGGCTGA
- a CDS encoding NAD-dependent succinate-semialdehyde dehydrogenase → MFIDGQWTDSRSGGTFEVTDPATGEVIGEVPDGGADDARDAIAAADAAFRAWSSTTATARADLLYAAWRRMTERSDELAELMTREQGKPLKASKAEVKYAADFLRFYAEEATRVTGEWLPSSRPDQRFLVLRQPVGVVAMVTPWNYPISMLTRKMAPALAAGCTLVLKPAEATPLCARAVFEIFEEVDTPAGVVNLVTALDPKPIGDVFTTDDRVRKLTFTGSTAVGRHLAGVAAGNLKRVSVELGGHAPFIVFPDADPVRAAKGAAALKFLNAGQACISPNRLYVSAEHEDAFVSTLVERVSRVKAGNGFDDGVGVGPLVNEAAVAKVADQVSDAVGKGASALVGGDRLREAPFDRGHFYAPTLLSGVADGMKIYREETFGPVAPVIRYDDVDHVLDLANDTNFGLAAYVYTTSLSTAIRAFEGLRFGIVGVNDVNPTSASAPFGGMKDSGIGREGSHDGIAEYLETKTGGFAL, encoded by the coding sequence ATGTTCATCGACGGCCAGTGGACCGACTCCCGCTCGGGCGGCACGTTCGAGGTCACCGACCCTGCCACGGGTGAGGTGATCGGCGAGGTGCCCGACGGCGGCGCCGACGACGCCCGCGATGCCATCGCCGCTGCCGATGCCGCGTTCCGCGCGTGGTCGTCCACGACGGCGACCGCTCGCGCCGACCTGCTGTACGCCGCCTGGCGCCGCATGACGGAGCGATCCGACGAACTCGCCGAGCTGATGACCCGTGAGCAGGGCAAGCCGCTCAAGGCAAGCAAGGCCGAGGTGAAGTACGCCGCCGACTTCCTGCGGTTCTACGCCGAGGAGGCCACGCGTGTGACCGGCGAGTGGCTGCCGTCGTCCCGGCCGGATCAGCGCTTCCTCGTCCTGCGCCAGCCCGTGGGGGTGGTGGCGATGGTGACGCCGTGGAACTACCCGATCTCGATGCTGACCCGGAAGATGGCGCCGGCCCTCGCCGCCGGCTGCACCCTCGTACTGAAGCCGGCGGAGGCGACACCGTTGTGTGCTCGCGCCGTGTTCGAAATTTTCGAGGAGGTCGACACACCGGCCGGCGTCGTCAACCTGGTGACCGCCCTCGACCCGAAGCCGATCGGCGACGTGTTCACGACCGACGACCGTGTCCGGAAGCTGACCTTCACGGGGTCGACAGCCGTCGGCCGGCACCTGGCCGGGGTCGCAGCCGGCAACCTCAAGCGCGTCTCGGTCGAGCTGGGCGGCCACGCGCCGTTCATCGTGTTCCCCGACGCCGATCCGGTGCGTGCGGCGAAGGGCGCCGCTGCACTGAAGTTCCTCAACGCAGGTCAGGCCTGCATCAGCCCGAACCGGTTGTACGTCTCCGCCGAGCACGAGGACGCGTTCGTGTCGACGCTGGTCGAGCGCGTGTCGCGCGTGAAGGCGGGCAACGGGTTCGACGACGGCGTGGGCGTCGGGCCGCTGGTGAACGAGGCGGCGGTGGCCAAGGTCGCCGACCAGGTGTCCGACGCGGTCGGCAAGGGTGCCTCTGCGCTGGTGGGTGGCGACCGGTTGCGTGAGGCGCCCTTCGACCGGGGTCACTTCTACGCCCCGACGCTGCTGTCGGGCGTGGCCGACGGGATGAAGATCTATCGGGAGGAGACGTTCGGGCCGGTCGCCCCCGTCATCCGGTACGACGACGTCGATCACGTGCTCGACCTGGCGAACGACACGAACTTCGGCCTCGCCGCCTACGTGTACACGACGTCGCTGTCGACGGCGATCCGTGCGTTCGAAGGCTTGCGGTTCGGGATCGTGGGCGTCAACGACGTCAACCCCACGTCGGCGTCGGCCCCGTTCGGCGGCATGAAAGACTCCGGCATCGGCCGCGAAGGCAGCCACGACGGCATCGCCGAGTACCTCGAAACCAAAACCGGCGGCTTCGCCCTCTGA
- a CDS encoding IS5 family transposase, protein MRALEREVVDAVYATIEPLLPEPPPHPLGCHRPRVPDRLCFWGILIRLTTGSSWVDIEAILEYRVSDTTLRSRRDEWIAAGVFDQLRDEATRAFDRIIGLDLTEVAIDGSVHKAPYGGEGTGKSPVDRGKLGWKWSIGVDRHGIPLGWSIDGANRHDVRLLETTLDAIAADGWTAEIETMHLDRGYDQPKIRRQLIDAGLPDHIIQRRRQPGDQRPKSITLGLRWIVEAANSWLSNYGQLRRNTDRKICHRHAAICLAVTVLIVGKLLTYRDRYCR, encoded by the coding sequence ATGCGCGCGCTCGAACGAGAAGTGGTGGACGCCGTCTACGCGACCATCGAACCGCTCCTGCCCGAACCACCGCCACACCCCCTCGGATGCCACCGGCCACGCGTCCCGGACCGGCTCTGCTTCTGGGGGATCCTGATCCGACTCACGACCGGATCATCCTGGGTCGACATCGAAGCAATCCTCGAGTACCGCGTGTCGGATACCACGCTCAGATCTCGCCGTGACGAGTGGATCGCCGCCGGCGTGTTCGACCAACTCCGCGACGAAGCCACCCGAGCGTTCGACCGCATCATCGGCCTGGATCTCACCGAAGTCGCCATCGACGGATCAGTCCACAAAGCCCCCTACGGCGGCGAAGGCACCGGCAAGAGTCCTGTCGACCGGGGCAAACTCGGCTGGAAGTGGTCGATCGGCGTCGACCGCCACGGCATCCCGTTGGGCTGGTCGATCGACGGCGCCAACCGCCACGACGTCCGCCTGCTCGAAACCACCCTCGACGCGATCGCAGCCGACGGCTGGACCGCCGAGATCGAGACCATGCACCTCGACCGCGGTTACGACCAACCCAAGATCCGTCGACAACTCATCGACGCTGGACTGCCCGACCACATCATCCAACGACGCCGCCAACCCGGTGACCAGCGACCGAAATCGATCACGCTCGGGCTGCGATGGATCGTCGAAGCCGCCAACAGTTGGCTGTCGAACTACGGACAGCTACGCCGCAACACCGACCGCAAGATCTGCCACCGACACGCCGCGATCTGCCTCGCCGTCACCGTGCTGATCGTCGGCAAACTCCTCACCTACCGAGACCGCTACTGCCGCTGA
- a CDS encoding DUF559 domain-containing protein encodes MTATDLRRADYAGRARTDALACGLLVRVHKGVYRIGSHAETFEQRSKAALLAAPDAVLAGPTAARFWNLRSVRTDDVHILALRAIKLRGVHAHRTDLLRSGDSVEKLGFRLLAPARLLCDLARFIDEAELESVFEQMLDRRIITVSSARQIARRFCRPGRPGSQEVARLLDARPEWLKPVGSELELRVWKALARVGHALERQVEVEVEDGSTVRLDLAQRECRIGIEVDHTRFHGGRLDVQGDKRRDRLLTALGWTIVRITDEDVDRRFVATVDELVRLLDRRIADLRAAS; translated from the coding sequence GTGACCGCGACCGACCTCCGTCGTGCCGACTATGCGGGTCGAGCCCGCACCGACGCGCTCGCTTGCGGACTGCTCGTTCGTGTCCACAAGGGCGTCTACCGCATCGGTTCCCACGCCGAGACGTTCGAGCAGCGGTCCAAGGCGGCGCTCCTCGCCGCCCCCGATGCGGTGTTGGCGGGCCCGACGGCTGCCCGCTTCTGGAACCTGCGATCCGTGCGGACAGACGACGTCCATATCTTGGCGCTTCGGGCGATCAAGTTGCGCGGGGTCCATGCGCATCGCACCGATCTACTCCGGTCCGGCGACAGCGTCGAGAAGCTGGGGTTTCGTCTCCTCGCCCCGGCCCGGCTGCTGTGTGATCTCGCCCGGTTCATCGACGAGGCCGAGCTGGAGTCCGTGTTCGAGCAGATGCTCGACCGACGGATCATCACCGTGTCGTCGGCACGACAGATCGCACGTCGTTTCTGCCGTCCGGGTCGTCCGGGATCGCAAGAGGTCGCCCGATTGCTCGACGCTCGACCGGAGTGGCTCAAGCCGGTCGGGTCGGAACTCGAACTGCGCGTGTGGAAGGCCTTGGCGAGAGTCGGCCATGCCCTGGAACGGCAGGTCGAGGTCGAGGTCGAGGACGGCTCGACCGTGAGACTCGACCTCGCGCAGCGGGAGTGTCGGATCGGCATCGAGGTCGATCACACGCGGTTCCATGGCGGCCGGCTCGATGTTCAGGGTGACAAGCGTCGCGACCGGCTCCTCACTGCACTCGGGTGGACCATCGTGCGAATCACCGATGAGGACGTCGACCGCCGGTTCGTCGCAACGGTCGACGAACTCGTCCGCCTGCTCGACCGACGAATTGCCGACCTCCGGGCCGCATCCTGA
- a CDS encoding fumarylacetoacetate hydrolase family protein, which translates to MRLATIRTGNGHACVRVDDDQAVEIGHADVGALLADPDWRSVASSADGARHDVDTLDYATLIPNPEKVICVGLNYLDHIAETGRERPSHPTLFPKFARSLTGAYDDVPLPRDDESTSADWEAELGVVIGSPVRRASADEAAAAIAGWTVVNDLSIRDYQRHTTQFMPGKAWEGSTPVGPHLLVAEPGTTADTPSFPISCIVDGVVMQQSNTRELCFGPIDLIEYASTFVTLVPGDLLVTGTPGGVGMARDPQVFLRRGQTLTTVIDGVGECRNRLV; encoded by the coding sequence ATGCGGCTTGCGACGATTCGGACCGGGAACGGACACGCCTGTGTGCGGGTCGACGACGACCAGGCGGTCGAGATCGGACACGCCGACGTCGGAGCGCTCCTGGCCGACCCCGACTGGCGGTCGGTCGCCTCGTCGGCCGACGGCGCCCGGCACGACGTCGACACGCTCGACTATGCGACGCTGATCCCGAATCCGGAGAAGGTGATCTGCGTCGGCCTCAACTATCTCGACCACATCGCCGAGACCGGACGAGAGCGACCCTCGCACCCGACCCTGTTCCCCAAGTTCGCCCGCTCGCTCACCGGCGCCTACGACGACGTCCCGCTCCCCCGAGACGACGAATCGACGTCGGCCGATTGGGAAGCCGAGCTCGGCGTCGTGATCGGGTCGCCGGTGCGACGTGCGAGCGCCGACGAGGCAGCCGCGGCGATCGCCGGATGGACGGTCGTCAACGACCTGAGCATCCGCGACTACCAGCGCCACACCACACAGTTCATGCCGGGCAAGGCGTGGGAAGGCTCCACGCCGGTCGGCCCCCACCTGCTCGTCGCCGAGCCGGGCACCACCGCCGACACACCATCGTTCCCGATCTCGTGCATCGTCGACGGTGTGGTGATGCAACAGTCGAACACGCGAGAGCTGTGCTTCGGCCCCATCGACCTGATCGAGTACGCCTCGACGTTCGTCACCTTGGTTCCCGGCGATCTCCTCGTGACCGGGACGCCGGGCGGCGTCGGCATGGCCCGTGACCCACAGGTGTTTCTCCGCCGTGGGCAGACCTTGACGACCGTGATCGACGGCGTCGGCGAGTGCCGCAACCGTCTGGTCTGA
- a CDS encoding VOC family protein — MARFRFTTTTLSTRDARALAAFYERLLGWERGSDEPGWVTIGDPAGGHRLGFHHDDHYSAPAWPSRAGQPSMTAHLEIAVDDLESAVAHAQECGASPADVQPQDDVRVMLDPEGHPFCLFLWPDMPAGE; from the coding sequence ATGGCCCGTTTCCGTTTCACGACGACGACGCTGAGTACCCGGGATGCCCGTGCGCTCGCTGCGTTCTACGAACGGCTGCTCGGGTGGGAGCGGGGGAGCGACGAACCCGGGTGGGTGACGATCGGCGACCCTGCCGGTGGGCACCGCCTCGGCTTCCACCACGATGACCACTACTCGGCGCCCGCTTGGCCGTCCCGTGCCGGTCAACCGTCGATGACGGCGCATCTCGAGATCGCCGTCGACGACCTCGAATCGGCCGTGGCCCATGCGCAGGAGTGTGGGGCGAGTCCCGCCGACGTGCAGCCGCAGGACGACGTGCGGGTGATGCTCGACCCCGAAGGGCACCCGTTCTGCCTGTTCCTGTGGCCCGACATGCCGGCCGGGGAGTGA
- a CDS encoding GNAT family N-acetyltransferase has product MVQIRKARAGDIVQVARTTSRAFAADPVMRWLIPDDDEYESAWLAVFGNIARRWHATDSLWCTDDVAAMAGWVPPGRPTVELGPDDGIVEYDHPEWRIERFKAVGAALAEHTPPEPHWYLNMLATHPDWQRRGLGAALMGEVFSIADEAGLACYLETESEENVAYYRRHGFEVRSEWDLATHDTFGPHMWGMLRPPR; this is encoded by the coding sequence GTGGTCCAGATCCGGAAGGCACGAGCGGGCGACATCGTCCAGGTGGCGCGCACCACCAGTCGAGCGTTCGCCGCCGACCCGGTGATGCGCTGGTTGATCCCCGACGACGACGAGTACGAGTCGGCGTGGTTGGCCGTCTTCGGCAACATCGCCCGTCGTTGGCACGCCACCGACTCGTTGTGGTGCACCGACGACGTCGCCGCCATGGCCGGATGGGTGCCGCCGGGCCGGCCGACCGTCGAGTTGGGTCCCGACGACGGCATCGTCGAGTACGACCATCCCGAGTGGCGTATCGAACGGTTCAAGGCGGTCGGCGCCGCGCTGGCGGAGCACACGCCGCCTGAACCTCACTGGTACCTCAACATGCTGGCGACTCATCCCGACTGGCAGCGACGCGGGTTGGGCGCGGCGCTGATGGGCGAGGTCTTCTCGATCGCCGACGAGGCCGGACTTGCGTGCTATCTCGAGACCGAGTCGGAGGAGAACGTCGCGTACTACCGACGGCACGGCTTCGAGGTCCGCAGCGAGTGGGACCTGGCGACACACGACACGTTCGGCCCGCACATGTGGGGCATGCTCCGTCCGCCACGCTGA